The following are from one region of the Osmerus mordax isolate fOsmMor3 chromosome 1, fOsmMor3.pri, whole genome shotgun sequence genome:
- the LOC136944728 gene encoding constitutive coactivator of PPAR-gamma-like protein 1 homolog isoform X2 translates to MGVQGFQEYIEKHCPNAVVPVELQKLARGSLVGGGRQRPPQSPLRLLVDAENCLHRLYGGFYTDWVSGGQWNHMLGYLAALAKACFNGNIELLVCFNGALEKDRLHEWVKRQVNERQTAQQIVSHVQNKGTPPPKVWFLPPVCMAHCIRLALLRFHIGVVQSIEDHHLEVITLCRENGFHGLVAYDSDYALCNIPYYFSAHALKLSRNGKSLTTSQYLMHEVAKQLDLNPNRFVIFASLLGNHILPDEDLAAFHWSLLGPEHPLASLKVRAHQLVLPPCDVVIKAVAEYVRNMQDMTDLEAIAKDIFKHSQSRTDDKVVRFKKAVEYYSAASKPPQFSPYLVRPNQIGVPATVPQYAPPQMLNIPQAHLLVKPGVQHAYPTPLVEPALALDSVEKGVPDQNSFSNIPHEGKHTPLYERSSPINPVQGSSPNNSDPAFFNTSSTSSSSENEESTGTTANHVIDHKGGWDKSANESENTVVGDLGDQTSADLKLTSHISPGLEVGGHHSLSAQIPSLLSMPTRNHMDITTPPLPVVAPEVLRVAEHRHKKGLMYPYIYHVLTKGEIKISVTIEDEANKDLPSAVQLFRPIRQCVYGVLFSLAEAKKKAQRVAMKRNRLPEYPPVIVKEWAAYKGKSPHTPELVEALPFREWTCPNLKKLWLGKAVEDKNRRMRAFLACMRSDTPAMLNPANVPTPLMVLCCVLRFMLQWPGVRILRRNELDAFLAQALSPKLYEPDQLQELKIDNLDPRGIQLSALFMSGVDMALFANDVCGQPIPWEHCCPWMYFDGKLLQSKLIRANRDKAPLIDLCDGQAELVAKVEKMRQSILEGLNFTRPPHPLPFPPPPPPHGMPFYPPPNSFYPPPPMLPPQGRGRGMPGLQAMSSQGGKLEIAGTVVGQWAGSRRGRGRGTFPIQVVSVGGSNRGRPRGVISTPVFRTFGRGAKYYGRGFKSQGTYQNKPAYASSVNEVVKERNKPKPEEAKSPPVSPEGSATENGMDGKETDQLNGMKVESRALNKPESAFSSDSKMCNTNPHLHALNLDSGCHRDEVLGSTVLKTEE, encoded by the exons ATGGGTGTGCAAGGTTTCCAAGAATACATTGAAAAGCATTGCCCAAATGCTGTGGTGCCGGTGGAGCTTCAGAAGCTAGCTCGGGGGAGCCTGGTTGGAGGTGGCAGACAGAGACCACCTCAAAGTCCGCTGAGGTTGCTTGTGGATGCTGAAAATTGTCTACACCGGCTCTATGGTGGGTTTTACACCGACTGGGTGAGCGGAGGCCAGTGGAACCACATGCTCGGTTACCTGGCTGCTTTAGCCAAGGCCTGCTTCAACGGCAACATTGAGCTCCTGGTATGCTTCAATGGCGCCCTGGAGAAAGACCGTCTTCACGAATGGGTCAAACGACAGGTGAATGAAAGACAGACAGCGCAGCAGATTGTCAGCCACGTCCAGAATAAGGGAACTCCACCCCCGAAGGTCTGGTTTCTCCCTCCCGTATGCATGGCCCACTGCATCCGACTGGCACTCCTCAGGTTCCACATCGGG GTTGTCCAGAGCATCGAAGACCACCACCTGGAAGTGATCACCTTATGCAGGGAGAATGGGTTCCATGGCCTAGTGGCGTATGATTCTGACTATGCCCTGTGCAACATCCCCTACTACTTCAGTGCCCATGCCCTCAAACTGAGTCGCAATGGCAAAAGCCTCACCACCAGCCAGTACTTGATGCATGAAGTGGCAAAGCAGCTTGATTTGAATCCAAATCGATTTGTCATCTTTGCATCACTTTTAG GTAATCACATACTGCCTGATGAAGACTTGGCTGCCTTTCACTGGAGTTTACTTGGTCCAGAGCATCCATTAGCATCGTTGAAG GTGCGTGCCCACCAACTAGTGCTCCCCCCTTGTGATGTGGTGATCAAAGCAGTGGCTGAGTATGTCCGCAACATGCAAGACATGACTGACCTGGAAGCCATAGCAAAGGACATTTTCAAGCATTCACAG TCAAGAACAGATGACAAAGTTGTCCGCTTCAAGAAGGCAGTGGAGTACTACTCTGCAGCCAGCAAACCCCCTCAGTTCTCTCCTTATTTAG TCAGACCAAATCAGATCGGAGTGCCTGCAACAGTGCCACAATATGCACCTCCACAAATGCTCAACATTCCACAGGCTCACTTGCTCGTGAAACCTGGG GTCCAGCATGCCTACCCAACCCCATTGGTGGAGCCTGCCCTAGCTTTGGACTCAGTGGAGAAAGGCGTCCCAGATCAGAACAGCTTCAGCAACATTCCTCATGAAGGGAAGCACACACCGTTGTATGAGAGGTCCTCTCCCATCAACCCCGTTCAGGGCAGCAGCCCCAACAACAGTGACCCTGCGTTCTTCAacacctcctccacttcctcctcttctgagAATGAGGAGAGCACAGGCACCACTGCCAA TCATGTAATTGACCATAAAGGAGGATGGGACAAATCTGCAAATGAATCTGAGAACACAGTAGTGGGTGACCTGGGGGACCAAACAAGT gctgACCTCAAGCTGACCTCCCACATTAGTCCAgggttggaggtggggggtcATCATAGCCTCAGTGCCCAGATTCCATCCCTTCTTTCAATGCCAACCAGGAACCACATGGACATCACTACCCCGCCTCTTCCTGTGGTGGCCCCAGAGGTGCTTCGGGTTGCTGAGCACAGACACAAGAAGGGTCTCATGTACCCTTACATCTACCATGTTCTCACCAAG GGTGAAATTAAGATATCTGTCACCATTGAGGATGAAGCTAACAAAGACCTGCCTTCAGCGGTGCAGCTGTTCCGGCCTATCCGCCAATGTGTTTACGGAGTGCTCTTCAGTCTGGCGGAGGCTAAAAAGAAGGCCCAAAGGGTAGCCATGAAGAGAAACCGCCTCCCTGAGT ATCCTCCGGTGATCGTCAAAGAGTGGGCAGCATACAAGGGAAAGTCTCCCCATACCCCAGAGCTGGTGGAGGCCCTGCCTTTCCGCGAGTGGACCTGCCCAAACTTGAAGAAGCTCTGGCTGGGGAAGGCCGTGGAGGACAAGAACCGCAGGATGAGGGCCTTCCTGGCCTGCATGCGCTCTGACACTCCGGCCATGCTGAACCCTGCCAACGTTCCTACCCCCCTCATGGTGCTCTGCTGTGTGCTCCG GTTTATGTTACAATGGCCAGGAGTAAGAATTTTGCGTCGTAACGAACTTGACGCTTTCCTAGCCCAAGCACTTTCTCCTAAACTATATGAACCTGACCAGCTGCAGGAACTGAAG ATTGACAACCTGGACCCTCGAGGTATCCAACTGTCTGCTCTGTTTATGAGCGGGGTGGACATGGCTCTGTTTGCCAATGACGTGTGTGGCCAGCCCATTCCATGGGAGCATTGCTGTCCATGGATGTATTTTGATGGCAAGCTGCTTCAGAGTAAACTTATCAGAGCTAACCGGGACAAGGCCCCTCTCATCGACCTCTGTGATGGTCAG GCTGAGCTGGTTGCCAAGGTGGAGAAGATGCGTCAGAGTATCTTGGAGGGTCTGAACTTTACTCGCccacctcatcctcttccttttcctcccccaccaccaccccatggCATGCCTttctacccccctcccaactccttctaccccccaccaccaatGCTGCCGCCTCAGGGGCGAGGCAGAGGAATGCCTG GACTTCAAGCCATGTCCTCACAAGGTGGAAAGCTGGAGATTGCTGGCACTGTAGTGGGCCAGTGGGCAGGGAGCCGCCGTGGGCGTGGCAGGGGTACCTTTCCCATCCAGGTGGTGTCTGTTGGAGGATCAAACAGAGG TCGTCCAAGAGGTGTGATTTCAACTCCTGTCTTCAGGACTTTTGGTAGAGGAGCCAAATACTATGGCAGAGGCTTCAAGAGTCAGGGAACATACCAG AACAAGCCTGCATATGCTTCATCTGTGAATGAGGTGGTGAAGGAGAGAAATAAGCCCAAACCTGAAGAAGCCAAATCACCTCCAGTGTCACCAGAAGGTTCCGCCACAGAGAATGGTATGGATGGTAAAGAGACTGACCAGCTGAACGGAATGAAAGTAGAAAGCAGGGCTCTCAACAAACCTGAAAGTGCCTTTAGCAGTGACTCCAAGATGTGCAATACTAATCCTCATTTACATGCACTAAACCTAGACAGTGGTTGCCACAGAGACGAAGTTCTTGGCTCCACTGTCTTAAAAACAGAAGAGTAA
- the LOC136944728 gene encoding constitutive coactivator of PPAR-gamma-like protein 1 isoform X3, which produces MGVQGFQEYIEKHCPNAVVPVELQKLARGSLVGGGRQRPPQSPLRLLVDAENCLHRLYGGFYTDWVSGGQWNHMLGYLAALAKACFNGNIELLVCFNGALEKDRLHEWVKRQVNERQTAQQIVSHVQNKGTPPPKVWFLPPVCMAHCIRLALLRFHIGVVQSIEDHHLEVITLCRENGFHGLVAYDSDYALCNIPYYFSAHALKLSRNGKSLTTSQYLMHEVAKQLDLNPNRFVIFASLLGNHILPDEDLAAFHWSLLGPEHPLASLKVRAHQLVLPPCDVVIKAVAEYVRNMQDMTDLEAIAKDIFKHSQSRTDDKVVRFKKAVEYYSAASKPPQFSPYLVRPNQIGVPATVPQYAPPQMLNIPQAHLLVKPGVQHAYPTPLVEPALALDSVEKGVPDQNSFSNIPHEGKHTPLYERSSPINPVQGSSPNNSDPAFFNTSSTSSSSENEESTGTTANHVIDHKGGWDKSANESENTVVGDLGDQTSADLKLTSHISPGLEVGGHHSLSAQIPSLLSMPTRNHMDITTPPLPVVAPEVLRVAEHRHKKGLMYPYIYHVLTKGEIKISVTIEDEANKDLPSAVQLFRPIRQCVYGVLFSLAEAKKKAQRVAMKRNRLPEYPPVIVKEWAAYKGKSPHTPELVEALPFREWTCPNLKKLWLGKAVEDKNRRMRAFLACMRSDTPAMLNPANVPTPLMVLCCVLRLTTWTLEVSNCLLCL; this is translated from the exons ATGGGTGTGCAAGGTTTCCAAGAATACATTGAAAAGCATTGCCCAAATGCTGTGGTGCCGGTGGAGCTTCAGAAGCTAGCTCGGGGGAGCCTGGTTGGAGGTGGCAGACAGAGACCACCTCAAAGTCCGCTGAGGTTGCTTGTGGATGCTGAAAATTGTCTACACCGGCTCTATGGTGGGTTTTACACCGACTGGGTGAGCGGAGGCCAGTGGAACCACATGCTCGGTTACCTGGCTGCTTTAGCCAAGGCCTGCTTCAACGGCAACATTGAGCTCCTGGTATGCTTCAATGGCGCCCTGGAGAAAGACCGTCTTCACGAATGGGTCAAACGACAGGTGAATGAAAGACAGACAGCGCAGCAGATTGTCAGCCACGTCCAGAATAAGGGAACTCCACCCCCGAAGGTCTGGTTTCTCCCTCCCGTATGCATGGCCCACTGCATCCGACTGGCACTCCTCAGGTTCCACATCGGG GTTGTCCAGAGCATCGAAGACCACCACCTGGAAGTGATCACCTTATGCAGGGAGAATGGGTTCCATGGCCTAGTGGCGTATGATTCTGACTATGCCCTGTGCAACATCCCCTACTACTTCAGTGCCCATGCCCTCAAACTGAGTCGCAATGGCAAAAGCCTCACCACCAGCCAGTACTTGATGCATGAAGTGGCAAAGCAGCTTGATTTGAATCCAAATCGATTTGTCATCTTTGCATCACTTTTAG GTAATCACATACTGCCTGATGAAGACTTGGCTGCCTTTCACTGGAGTTTACTTGGTCCAGAGCATCCATTAGCATCGTTGAAG GTGCGTGCCCACCAACTAGTGCTCCCCCCTTGTGATGTGGTGATCAAAGCAGTGGCTGAGTATGTCCGCAACATGCAAGACATGACTGACCTGGAAGCCATAGCAAAGGACATTTTCAAGCATTCACAG TCAAGAACAGATGACAAAGTTGTCCGCTTCAAGAAGGCAGTGGAGTACTACTCTGCAGCCAGCAAACCCCCTCAGTTCTCTCCTTATTTAG TCAGACCAAATCAGATCGGAGTGCCTGCAACAGTGCCACAATATGCACCTCCACAAATGCTCAACATTCCACAGGCTCACTTGCTCGTGAAACCTGGG GTCCAGCATGCCTACCCAACCCCATTGGTGGAGCCTGCCCTAGCTTTGGACTCAGTGGAGAAAGGCGTCCCAGATCAGAACAGCTTCAGCAACATTCCTCATGAAGGGAAGCACACACCGTTGTATGAGAGGTCCTCTCCCATCAACCCCGTTCAGGGCAGCAGCCCCAACAACAGTGACCCTGCGTTCTTCAacacctcctccacttcctcctcttctgagAATGAGGAGAGCACAGGCACCACTGCCAA TCATGTAATTGACCATAAAGGAGGATGGGACAAATCTGCAAATGAATCTGAGAACACAGTAGTGGGTGACCTGGGGGACCAAACAAGT gctgACCTCAAGCTGACCTCCCACATTAGTCCAgggttggaggtggggggtcATCATAGCCTCAGTGCCCAGATTCCATCCCTTCTTTCAATGCCAACCAGGAACCACATGGACATCACTACCCCGCCTCTTCCTGTGGTGGCCCCAGAGGTGCTTCGGGTTGCTGAGCACAGACACAAGAAGGGTCTCATGTACCCTTACATCTACCATGTTCTCACCAAG GGTGAAATTAAGATATCTGTCACCATTGAGGATGAAGCTAACAAAGACCTGCCTTCAGCGGTGCAGCTGTTCCGGCCTATCCGCCAATGTGTTTACGGAGTGCTCTTCAGTCTGGCGGAGGCTAAAAAGAAGGCCCAAAGGGTAGCCATGAAGAGAAACCGCCTCCCTGAGT ATCCTCCGGTGATCGTCAAAGAGTGGGCAGCATACAAGGGAAAGTCTCCCCATACCCCAGAGCTGGTGGAGGCCCTGCCTTTCCGCGAGTGGACCTGCCCAAACTTGAAGAAGCTCTGGCTGGGGAAGGCCGTGGAGGACAAGAACCGCAGGATGAGGGCCTTCCTGGCCTGCATGCGCTCTGACACTCCGGCCATGCTGAACCCTGCCAACGTTCCTACCCCCCTCATGGTGCTCTGCTGTGTGCTCCG ATTGACAACCTGGACCCTCGAGGTATCCAACTGTCTGCTCTGTTTATGA
- the LOC136944728 gene encoding constitutive coactivator of PPAR-gamma-like protein 1 homolog isoform X1, with protein sequence MGVQGFQEYIEKHCPNAVVPVELQKLARGSLVGGGRQRPPQSPLRLLVDAENCLHRLYGGFYTDWVSGGQWNHMLGYLAALAKACFNGNIELLVCFNGALEKDRLHEWVKRQVNERQTAQQIVSHVQNKGTPPPKVWFLPPVCMAHCIRLALLRFHIGVVQSIEDHHLEVITLCRENGFHGLVAYDSDYALCNIPYYFSAHALKLSRNGKSLTTSQYLMHEVAKQLDLNPNRFVIFASLLGNHILPDEDLAAFHWSLLGPEHPLASLKVRAHQLVLPPCDVVIKAVAEYVRNMQDMTDLEAIAKDIFKHSQSRTDDKVVRFKKAVEYYSAASKPPQFSPYLVRPNQIGVPATVPQYAPPQMLNIPQAHLLVKPGVQHAYPTPLVEPALALDSVEKGVPDQNSFSNIPHEGKHTPLYERSSPINPVQGSSPNNSDPAFFNTSSTSSSSENEESTGTTANHVIDHKGGWDKSANESENTVVGDLGDQTSADLKLTSHISPGLEVGGHHSLSAQIPSLLSMPTRNHMDITTPPLPVVAPEVLRVAEHRHKKGLMYPYIYHVLTKGEIKISVTIEDEANKDLPSAVQLFRPIRQCVYGVLFSLAEAKKKAQRVAMKRNRLPEYPPVIVKEWAAYKGKSPHTPELVEALPFREWTCPNLKKLWLGKAVEDKNRRMRAFLACMRSDTPAMLNPANVPTPLMVLCCVLRFMLQWPGVRILRRNELDAFLAQALSPKLYEPDQLQELKIDNLDPRGIQLSALFMSGVDMALFANDVCGQPIPWEHCCPWMYFDGKLLQSKLIRANRDKAPLIDLCDGQAELVAKVEKMRQSILEGLNFTRPPHPLPFPPPPPPHGMPFYPPPNSFYPPPPMLPPQGRGRGMPGKGPMTGEITTRLQAMSSQGGKLEIAGTVVGQWAGSRRGRGRGTFPIQVVSVGGSNRGRPRGVISTPVFRTFGRGAKYYGRGFKSQGTYQNKPAYASSVNEVVKERNKPKPEEAKSPPVSPEGSATENGMDGKETDQLNGMKVESRALNKPESAFSSDSKMCNTNPHLHALNLDSGCHRDEVLGSTVLKTEE encoded by the exons ATGGGTGTGCAAGGTTTCCAAGAATACATTGAAAAGCATTGCCCAAATGCTGTGGTGCCGGTGGAGCTTCAGAAGCTAGCTCGGGGGAGCCTGGTTGGAGGTGGCAGACAGAGACCACCTCAAAGTCCGCTGAGGTTGCTTGTGGATGCTGAAAATTGTCTACACCGGCTCTATGGTGGGTTTTACACCGACTGGGTGAGCGGAGGCCAGTGGAACCACATGCTCGGTTACCTGGCTGCTTTAGCCAAGGCCTGCTTCAACGGCAACATTGAGCTCCTGGTATGCTTCAATGGCGCCCTGGAGAAAGACCGTCTTCACGAATGGGTCAAACGACAGGTGAATGAAAGACAGACAGCGCAGCAGATTGTCAGCCACGTCCAGAATAAGGGAACTCCACCCCCGAAGGTCTGGTTTCTCCCTCCCGTATGCATGGCCCACTGCATCCGACTGGCACTCCTCAGGTTCCACATCGGG GTTGTCCAGAGCATCGAAGACCACCACCTGGAAGTGATCACCTTATGCAGGGAGAATGGGTTCCATGGCCTAGTGGCGTATGATTCTGACTATGCCCTGTGCAACATCCCCTACTACTTCAGTGCCCATGCCCTCAAACTGAGTCGCAATGGCAAAAGCCTCACCACCAGCCAGTACTTGATGCATGAAGTGGCAAAGCAGCTTGATTTGAATCCAAATCGATTTGTCATCTTTGCATCACTTTTAG GTAATCACATACTGCCTGATGAAGACTTGGCTGCCTTTCACTGGAGTTTACTTGGTCCAGAGCATCCATTAGCATCGTTGAAG GTGCGTGCCCACCAACTAGTGCTCCCCCCTTGTGATGTGGTGATCAAAGCAGTGGCTGAGTATGTCCGCAACATGCAAGACATGACTGACCTGGAAGCCATAGCAAAGGACATTTTCAAGCATTCACAG TCAAGAACAGATGACAAAGTTGTCCGCTTCAAGAAGGCAGTGGAGTACTACTCTGCAGCCAGCAAACCCCCTCAGTTCTCTCCTTATTTAG TCAGACCAAATCAGATCGGAGTGCCTGCAACAGTGCCACAATATGCACCTCCACAAATGCTCAACATTCCACAGGCTCACTTGCTCGTGAAACCTGGG GTCCAGCATGCCTACCCAACCCCATTGGTGGAGCCTGCCCTAGCTTTGGACTCAGTGGAGAAAGGCGTCCCAGATCAGAACAGCTTCAGCAACATTCCTCATGAAGGGAAGCACACACCGTTGTATGAGAGGTCCTCTCCCATCAACCCCGTTCAGGGCAGCAGCCCCAACAACAGTGACCCTGCGTTCTTCAacacctcctccacttcctcctcttctgagAATGAGGAGAGCACAGGCACCACTGCCAA TCATGTAATTGACCATAAAGGAGGATGGGACAAATCTGCAAATGAATCTGAGAACACAGTAGTGGGTGACCTGGGGGACCAAACAAGT gctgACCTCAAGCTGACCTCCCACATTAGTCCAgggttggaggtggggggtcATCATAGCCTCAGTGCCCAGATTCCATCCCTTCTTTCAATGCCAACCAGGAACCACATGGACATCACTACCCCGCCTCTTCCTGTGGTGGCCCCAGAGGTGCTTCGGGTTGCTGAGCACAGACACAAGAAGGGTCTCATGTACCCTTACATCTACCATGTTCTCACCAAG GGTGAAATTAAGATATCTGTCACCATTGAGGATGAAGCTAACAAAGACCTGCCTTCAGCGGTGCAGCTGTTCCGGCCTATCCGCCAATGTGTTTACGGAGTGCTCTTCAGTCTGGCGGAGGCTAAAAAGAAGGCCCAAAGGGTAGCCATGAAGAGAAACCGCCTCCCTGAGT ATCCTCCGGTGATCGTCAAAGAGTGGGCAGCATACAAGGGAAAGTCTCCCCATACCCCAGAGCTGGTGGAGGCCCTGCCTTTCCGCGAGTGGACCTGCCCAAACTTGAAGAAGCTCTGGCTGGGGAAGGCCGTGGAGGACAAGAACCGCAGGATGAGGGCCTTCCTGGCCTGCATGCGCTCTGACACTCCGGCCATGCTGAACCCTGCCAACGTTCCTACCCCCCTCATGGTGCTCTGCTGTGTGCTCCG GTTTATGTTACAATGGCCAGGAGTAAGAATTTTGCGTCGTAACGAACTTGACGCTTTCCTAGCCCAAGCACTTTCTCCTAAACTATATGAACCTGACCAGCTGCAGGAACTGAAG ATTGACAACCTGGACCCTCGAGGTATCCAACTGTCTGCTCTGTTTATGAGCGGGGTGGACATGGCTCTGTTTGCCAATGACGTGTGTGGCCAGCCCATTCCATGGGAGCATTGCTGTCCATGGATGTATTTTGATGGCAAGCTGCTTCAGAGTAAACTTATCAGAGCTAACCGGGACAAGGCCCCTCTCATCGACCTCTGTGATGGTCAG GCTGAGCTGGTTGCCAAGGTGGAGAAGATGCGTCAGAGTATCTTGGAGGGTCTGAACTTTACTCGCccacctcatcctcttccttttcctcccccaccaccaccccatggCATGCCTttctacccccctcccaactccttctaccccccaccaccaatGCTGCCGCCTCAGGGGCGAGGCAGAGGAATGCCTGGTAAGGGACCAATGACTGGAGAAATTACAACCA GACTTCAAGCCATGTCCTCACAAGGTGGAAAGCTGGAGATTGCTGGCACTGTAGTGGGCCAGTGGGCAGGGAGCCGCCGTGGGCGTGGCAGGGGTACCTTTCCCATCCAGGTGGTGTCTGTTGGAGGATCAAACAGAGG TCGTCCAAGAGGTGTGATTTCAACTCCTGTCTTCAGGACTTTTGGTAGAGGAGCCAAATACTATGGCAGAGGCTTCAAGAGTCAGGGAACATACCAG AACAAGCCTGCATATGCTTCATCTGTGAATGAGGTGGTGAAGGAGAGAAATAAGCCCAAACCTGAAGAAGCCAAATCACCTCCAGTGTCACCAGAAGGTTCCGCCACAGAGAATGGTATGGATGGTAAAGAGACTGACCAGCTGAACGGAATGAAAGTAGAAAGCAGGGCTCTCAACAAACCTGAAAGTGCCTTTAGCAGTGACTCCAAGATGTGCAATACTAATCCTCATTTACATGCACTAAACCTAGACAGTGGTTGCCACAGAGACGAAGTTCTTGGCTCCACTGTCTTAAAAACAGAAGAGTAA